The following are from one region of the Georgenia sp. M64 genome:
- a CDS encoding NAD(P)/FAD-dependent oxidoreductase, with product MTTHVRTIIIGAGQAGLALSRELTEAGQDHVVLERGRPAERWRSERWDSFRLLSPSWLTRLPHYRYTGPDPDGFMTGAEVVDFFDGYVRSFDPPLLTGVEVTAVEPSTRGWEVRTAAGARWSAENVVVATGHYDAPSVPATARALPRDVHQLHTSGYRNPRSLPEGAVLVVGAGPSGQQIADELALCGREVYLAVGHHRPLPRRYRGQDVFWWMDRLGLLTRTIDTLPDPTVTRNAPSVVLSGGTHDLDLRRLVADGVVPAGRLVAAEQGWVTFADDLPDRLAEADHNVRRLRAAVDDHVGRTGTVAPPPEDGEPAPAPWAGAAPRRLHLGRAGVRTVVWATGHRRDLSWLRAPVLDGDGEPVHRRGVTPAPGLYLLGLRWMYRRNSSFIDGVGADARFLAERLVPARSAVPVG from the coding sequence ATGACCACGCACGTCCGCACGATCATCATCGGTGCCGGCCAGGCAGGTCTCGCGCTGAGCCGCGAGCTGACCGAGGCCGGGCAGGACCACGTCGTCCTCGAACGCGGCCGGCCCGCGGAACGCTGGCGCAGCGAGCGCTGGGACTCCTTCCGGCTCCTCAGCCCCAGCTGGCTCACGCGCCTGCCGCACTACCGGTACACCGGCCCGGACCCCGACGGGTTCATGACCGGCGCCGAGGTCGTCGACTTCTTCGACGGGTACGTGCGGTCCTTCGACCCGCCGCTGCTCACCGGTGTGGAGGTCACCGCGGTCGAGCCGTCCACGCGGGGCTGGGAGGTGCGCACCGCCGCCGGCGCTCGCTGGTCGGCCGAGAACGTCGTGGTCGCCACCGGCCACTACGACGCGCCCTCGGTGCCCGCGACGGCACGAGCGCTCCCGAGGGACGTCCACCAGCTGCACACCTCCGGGTACCGCAACCCCCGCTCCCTGCCCGAGGGTGCCGTCCTCGTCGTCGGGGCCGGGCCGTCCGGGCAGCAGATCGCGGACGAGCTGGCGCTGTGCGGCCGCGAGGTCTACCTGGCGGTCGGGCACCACCGTCCCCTCCCCCGCCGCTACCGCGGCCAGGACGTCTTCTGGTGGATGGACCGCCTCGGCCTGCTCACCCGGACGATCGACACCCTGCCCGACCCGACCGTGACCCGGAACGCGCCGAGCGTCGTCCTCTCGGGCGGGACCCACGACCTCGACCTGCGCCGGCTCGTCGCCGACGGGGTCGTGCCGGCCGGCCGGCTCGTGGCCGCCGAGCAGGGGTGGGTGACGTTCGCCGACGACCTGCCGGACCGGCTCGCCGAGGCTGACCACAACGTCCGCCGTCTGCGGGCGGCGGTGGACGACCACGTCGGCCGGACCGGGACCGTGGCCCCACCCCCGGAGGACGGCGAGCCGGCCCCGGCACCCTGGGCCGGGGCGGCACCGCGCCGGCTGCACCTCGGCCGGGCCGGTGTGCGGACCGTGGTGTGGGCGACCGGGCACCGCCGCGACCTCTCCTGGTTGCGCGCCCCGGTCCTCGACGGCGACGGCGAGCCCGTCCACCGCCGCGGCGTCACCCCCGCGCCGGGGCTCTACCTCCTCGGGCTGCGTTGGATGTACCGGCGCAACTCGAGCTTCATCGACGGGGTGGGCGCCGACGCCCGCTTCCTCGCCGAACGGCTCGTCCCGGCCCGGAGCGCGGTGCCGGTCGGCTGA
- a CDS encoding AAA family ATPase — protein sequence MERDHHLAALDDALRAAATGLGRVALVSGEAGVGKTSLVRAFLARHGRDLRVLSGICDDLSTPRPLGPFVDMAGQAGADLAAALGRGDGADRLYVLLLAEMARPPAPTVMVVEDLHWADAASLDLITYLVRRIHDVPALMILTYRSDEADPGRPLRRVLGQVPPAAAVRVAVEPLSVTAVAHLAEASAVELHRLTGGNPFYVSEVLANPGDVPPSVADAVMARVARLPGPARELVELVAMSPGRLERRVLDACVPGWADAAVVPERRGILEVGPVWVCFRHEIARQAVAAEVPAGHRATLHRLLLDELEAQEADPARLVHHAVALADPDAIVRHGLLAARQAVRYGANTEALAHYRRVSPLADRLPADVRAAVLEEWSVTCLDTAAMAEAAEAARAALTVLRELGDRIGVARVSRFLSGIHYSLGDPRSGDRYLEDAVAVAAGFPRGRDLAQTLATRAIHAMVLWDSEEAVRLGTEAAEMAQSLGEDDVLAQALVAVGAARYGCGHEDGVATVGRGIAIARASGHEHLACVGYANLAETAIEHRHHDLARDSLDRGSALAEEREVLSVLGYLDGLRARLEMDRGRWDVAEALATSVVEGPASTPLNDLNALYTLVRLHSRRGGPDAETLRRLAAAVERSGELQREVLLTVARAERADLAGRLPAQRGALADLYDRVVRCGLPWAIGDVALWLARAGVPVTVPEGVALPIRLELGGDAPAAARAWAGLGCAYDAADALAHGADGTGLVEALRTFDDLGAEAAARRVRELLREQGVRQIPRGPRRGTRTNPAGLTERQVDVLVLLAQGMTNAEIAEQLVVSVRTVDQHVAAILAKLDVPSRRQAAGLAHELGLAGTAAPTG from the coding sequence ATGGAGCGAGACCACCACCTGGCCGCGCTGGACGACGCCCTGCGTGCCGCCGCGACCGGCCTGGGCCGGGTCGCGCTCGTCTCCGGCGAGGCCGGTGTCGGCAAGACCTCCCTCGTGCGGGCGTTCCTCGCCCGGCACGGCCGGGACCTGCGCGTGCTGTCGGGCATCTGCGACGACCTGTCGACGCCACGCCCGCTCGGACCCTTCGTGGACATGGCGGGGCAGGCGGGGGCCGACCTCGCCGCGGCCCTCGGGCGCGGCGACGGGGCCGACCGGCTCTACGTCCTCCTGCTGGCGGAGATGGCCCGCCCGCCCGCGCCCACCGTCATGGTCGTCGAGGACCTGCACTGGGCGGACGCGGCCAGCCTGGACCTCATCACCTACCTCGTGCGCAGGATCCACGACGTCCCGGCCCTCATGATCCTCACCTACCGCTCCGACGAGGCGGACCCAGGCCGGCCCCTGCGCCGGGTGCTCGGTCAGGTGCCGCCCGCGGCGGCGGTGCGGGTCGCCGTCGAGCCGCTCTCGGTGACCGCCGTCGCCCACCTCGCCGAGGCGTCGGCGGTGGAGCTGCACCGGCTCACCGGCGGCAACCCCTTCTACGTCTCCGAGGTCCTGGCCAACCCCGGCGACGTGCCCCCGTCGGTCGCGGACGCGGTGATGGCCCGCGTCGCGCGCCTGCCGGGTCCGGCCCGCGAGCTCGTCGAGCTCGTGGCCATGAGCCCGGGCCGGCTCGAGCGCCGGGTCCTGGACGCGTGCGTGCCCGGGTGGGCGGACGCCGCCGTCGTCCCGGAGCGGCGGGGCATCCTCGAGGTCGGGCCGGTGTGGGTGTGCTTCCGGCACGAGATCGCCCGTCAGGCGGTCGCGGCCGAGGTGCCGGCCGGCCACCGGGCCACCCTCCACCGGCTCCTGCTCGACGAGCTGGAGGCGCAGGAGGCCGACCCCGCCCGGCTCGTCCACCACGCCGTCGCGCTCGCCGACCCGGACGCGATCGTGCGTCACGGGCTTCTCGCGGCCCGGCAGGCGGTCCGGTACGGCGCGAACACCGAGGCGCTGGCCCACTACCGCCGGGTGTCGCCGCTCGCCGACCGCCTGCCGGCGGACGTGCGGGCCGCGGTGCTCGAGGAGTGGTCGGTGACGTGCCTGGACACCGCTGCCATGGCCGAGGCGGCCGAGGCCGCCCGCGCGGCCCTGACGGTCCTGCGCGAGCTCGGCGACCGGATCGGTGTCGCCCGCGTGAGCCGGTTCCTGTCGGGCATCCACTACTCCCTCGGCGACCCGCGGTCCGGCGACCGCTACCTCGAGGACGCGGTCGCCGTCGCCGCAGGGTTCCCCCGCGGACGGGACCTGGCGCAGACCCTGGCCACCCGGGCGATCCACGCCATGGTCCTCTGGGACAGCGAGGAGGCGGTCCGGCTGGGCACCGAGGCCGCGGAGATGGCGCAGTCACTGGGCGAGGACGACGTCCTCGCGCAGGCCCTCGTCGCCGTCGGCGCGGCGCGGTACGGCTGCGGGCACGAGGACGGTGTGGCGACGGTGGGACGCGGCATCGCGATCGCTCGCGCGAGCGGCCACGAACACCTGGCCTGCGTGGGGTACGCCAACCTCGCCGAGACGGCGATCGAGCACCGTCACCACGACCTCGCCCGTGACAGCCTCGACCGCGGCAGCGCGCTCGCCGAGGAGCGCGAGGTGCTCTCGGTCCTCGGCTACCTCGACGGCCTCCGGGCGCGCCTGGAGATGGACCGGGGGCGGTGGGACGTCGCGGAGGCGCTGGCCACGTCGGTGGTGGAAGGGCCGGCCTCGACGCCCCTGAACGACCTCAACGCCCTGTACACCCTCGTCCGGCTGCACAGCCGGCGGGGCGGTCCCGACGCCGAGACGCTCCGGCGCCTCGCGGCGGCCGTCGAGCGCAGCGGCGAGCTGCAGCGCGAGGTGCTGCTCACGGTGGCCCGGGCCGAGCGCGCCGACCTCGCCGGGCGGCTGCCCGCCCAGCGGGGCGCGCTCGCGGACCTGTACGACCGTGTCGTGCGCTGCGGGCTGCCCTGGGCGATCGGTGACGTCGCGCTGTGGCTCGCCCGCGCCGGGGTGCCCGTGACGGTGCCCGAGGGCGTGGCGCTGCCGATCCGCCTGGAGCTCGGCGGCGACGCTCCCGCGGCCGCCCGCGCGTGGGCCGGGCTCGGGTGCGCCTACGACGCCGCCGACGCCCTCGCCCACGGCGCGGACGGCACCGGCCTCGTGGAGGCGCTTCGTACCTTCGACGACCTGGGTGCCGAGGCCGCGGCCCGCCGCGTGCGCGAGCTCCTGCGCGAGCAGGGGGTGCGGCAGATCCCCCGTGGGCCCCGCCGGGGCACCCGGACGAACCCGGCGGGCCTGACCGAGCGGCAGGTCGACGTCCTCGTCCTGCTCGCCCAGGGCATGACCAACGCCGAGATCGCCGAGCAGCTGGTCGTGTCGGTGCGGACCGTGGACCAGCACGTCGCGGCGATCCTCGCCAAGCTCGACGTGCCGAGCCGCCGGCAGGCCGCGGGTCTCGCGCACGAGCTGGGTCTCGCCGGGACGGCCGCGCCCACCGGCTGA
- a CDS encoding heme-degrading domain-containing protein, whose product MSHPTALHEQILAEESELRFATFTRHHAWELGCLLREAALTRSLPIAIGIVLGEQRVFHTALDGSSADNDEWLARKMAVVRRYGRSSLGVGEQFRVGGKDFDADSRLDTARFAAHGGAFPLTLTGGELVGVVGVSGLPQREDHALVVEQLRIYLGR is encoded by the coding sequence ATGAGCCACCCCACCGCGCTGCACGAGCAGATCCTCGCCGAGGAGTCCGAGCTCCGCTTCGCCACCTTCACCCGCCACCACGCGTGGGAGCTGGGCTGCCTGCTGCGCGAGGCGGCCCTCACCCGGTCGTTGCCGATCGCGATCGGCATCGTGCTGGGCGAGCAGCGCGTGTTCCACACCGCGCTCGACGGCTCGAGCGCGGACAACGACGAGTGGCTCGCCCGCAAGATGGCGGTCGTGCGCCGCTACGGCCGCAGCTCGCTCGGGGTCGGCGAGCAGTTCCGGGTCGGCGGGAAGGACTTCGACGCCGACAGCCGCCTCGACACGGCCCGGTTCGCCGCGCACGGCGGGGCGTTCCCGCTGACGCTGACGGGCGGGGAGCTCGTGGGGGTCGTCGGCGTCTCCGGGCTCCCGCAGCGGGAGGACCACGCCCTCGTCGTCGAGCAGCTCCGGATCTACCTCGGGCGGTAG
- a CDS encoding asparaginase domain-containing protein, giving the protein MITLLATGGTIAARRGARGLTVGAAGAELLERARTVWPLEVDVVVRDVEGVDSSALTVPRVLSLARSVREALASSDGVVVTHGTDTMEETAFLLALGHDTERPVTLTGSQRPFDDAAPDGPRNLAAALAWAASPTSRGTGVTIAFADAVLPAIGTHKAKSLGLEAFAAPTRGPIGHVDETGVRRHARPELPAPILPPDAVDLPRVTVVPQYLGADAAAVEAAVRDGAEGLVVAGFGAGNTTPPVTAALVELLGAGLPVVVTSRTGSGAVAGLYAGGGADLAAAGAVMAGDLSHWQARLLLAAVLARGREGWATRVRAWLGAAGATP; this is encoded by the coding sequence ATGATCACGCTGCTCGCCACCGGCGGGACCATCGCGGCCCGCAGGGGTGCGCGTGGGCTCACCGTCGGGGCCGCCGGGGCCGAGCTCCTCGAGCGGGCCCGGACCGTCTGGCCGCTGGAGGTCGACGTCGTCGTCCGCGACGTCGAGGGGGTCGACTCCTCGGCGCTGACCGTGCCGCGCGTGCTCAGCCTCGCCCGGAGCGTCCGGGAGGCCCTGGCGAGCTCCGACGGCGTCGTCGTCACCCACGGCACCGACACCATGGAGGAGACCGCGTTCCTCCTTGCCCTCGGCCACGACACCGAGCGGCCGGTCACCCTCACCGGGTCGCAGCGCCCGTTCGACGACGCCGCCCCCGACGGTCCCCGCAACCTCGCCGCCGCCCTGGCCTGGGCCGCGTCGCCGACGAGCCGGGGCACGGGGGTGACCATCGCCTTCGCCGACGCGGTGCTGCCGGCCATCGGGACCCACAAGGCCAAGTCGCTGGGCCTCGAGGCGTTCGCCGCACCCACCCGCGGCCCCATCGGGCACGTCGACGAGACGGGGGTGCGCCGCCACGCCCGGCCCGAGCTGCCCGCCCCGATCCTGCCCCCGGACGCCGTCGACCTGCCGCGGGTCACGGTCGTGCCCCAGTACCTCGGCGCCGACGCCGCGGCCGTCGAGGCGGCGGTGCGGGACGGGGCCGAGGGGCTGGTCGTGGCGGGGTTCGGCGCGGGGAACACCACCCCGCCGGTGACGGCCGCGCTCGTGGAGCTCCTCGGCGCGGGACTGCCCGTCGTCGTCACGTCACGGACGGGGTCCGGCGCCGTCGCGGGCCTCTACGCCGGCGGGGGAGCCGACCTCGCCGCGGCGGGTGCGGTCATGGCGGGCGACCTCTCCCACTGGCAGGCCCGGCTGCTCCTCGCCGCGGTGCTCGCCCGGGGGCGCGAGGGCTGGGCCACGCGCGTGCGAGCGTGGCTGGGAGCGGCGGGCGCGACGCCCTGA